A region from the Desulfuromonas sp. TF genome encodes:
- the dnaK gene encoding molecular chaperone DnaK produces MGKVIGIDLGTTNSCVAVMEGGEPVVIANAEGSRTTPSMVAFTESGERLVGQQAKRQGVTNPENTLYAIKRLIGRKFDSDAVRKDIQISPFKIIKADNGDAWVETRGKKFSPSEISAMILQKMKQTAEDYLGEEVTDAVITVPAYFNDSQRQATKDAGKISGLNVLRIINEPTAASLAYGLDKKKEEKVAVFDLGGGTFDISILELGEGVFEVKSTNGDTFLGGEDFDQRIIDYVADEFKKEQGIDLRSDKMALQRLKETAEKAKCELSSSMETDINLPFITADQTGPKHLNIKLTRAKLESLCADLLDQLVQPCKTALKDAGLSPSDVDEVILVGGMTRMPAVQKRVQDIFGKVPHKGVNPDEVVAIGAAIQAGVLKGEVKDVLLLDVTPLSLGIETLGGVMTKLIEKNTTIPCKKSQVFSTAADNQPAVSVHVLQGEREMAPDNKTIGRFELVGIPSAPRGVPQIEVTFDIDANGILHVSAKDLGTGKEQSIRITASSGLSEEEIEKMVKDAEAHAVEDKKKRELIEVRNQADGLVYTTEKSLSEHGGQVDEETRKNIQAAMEDLKKAMEGDSAEEIKAKTEELAKASHKLAEAIYAKAQTAESEAGAQPEGAAKSEDVVEAEFEEVDEDKK; encoded by the coding sequence ATGGGTAAAGTCATCGGAATCGACCTCGGCACCACCAATTCCTGCGTCGCCGTGATGGAAGGGGGGGAACCCGTCGTTATCGCCAACGCCGAAGGATCCCGCACCACTCCCTCCATGGTGGCCTTCACCGAGAGCGGTGAACGTCTGGTGGGACAGCAGGCCAAGCGCCAGGGGGTAACTAATCCCGAGAACACTCTCTACGCGATCAAGCGCCTGATCGGCCGCAAGTTCGATTCGGACGCCGTGCGCAAGGACATCCAGATCAGCCCCTTCAAGATCATCAAGGCCGACAACGGGGATGCCTGGGTCGAGACGCGAGGGAAGAAGTTCAGCCCCTCCGAAATCTCGGCCATGATCCTGCAGAAGATGAAGCAGACCGCCGAGGACTACCTGGGTGAGGAAGTCACCGACGCCGTGATCACGGTGCCGGCCTACTTCAACGATTCCCAACGCCAGGCGACCAAGGACGCCGGCAAGATCTCCGGCCTCAATGTGCTGCGGATCATCAATGAGCCTACCGCCGCATCCCTGGCCTACGGCCTGGATAAGAAAAAAGAGGAAAAAGTTGCCGTATTCGACCTCGGCGGAGGCACTTTCGACATTTCCATCCTGGAGCTCGGTGAGGGGGTGTTCGAGGTCAAGTCGACCAACGGCGACACCTTCCTGGGCGGCGAGGACTTCGACCAGCGCATCATCGACTATGTCGCCGACGAGTTCAAGAAGGAGCAGGGAATCGACCTGAGAAGCGACAAGATGGCTCTGCAGCGTTTGAAGGAGACGGCGGAGAAGGCCAAGTGCGAGCTTTCCTCCTCCATGGAGACCGACATCAACCTCCCCTTCATCACCGCCGATCAGACTGGGCCCAAACATCTCAACATCAAGCTGACCCGGGCCAAGCTCGAGAGCCTTTGCGCCGATCTGCTCGACCAACTGGTCCAGCCCTGCAAGACCGCACTCAAGGACGCCGGGCTCTCCCCTTCCGACGTCGACGAGGTCATCCTGGTCGGCGGGATGACCCGCATGCCGGCCGTGCAGAAGAGGGTGCAGGACATCTTCGGCAAGGTTCCCCACAAAGGGGTGAACCCCGATGAAGTGGTGGCCATCGGCGCCGCCATCCAGGCCGGCGTCCTCAAGGGGGAAGTCAAGGATGTGCTTCTCCTCGACGTCACCCCGCTGTCTCTGGGGATCGAGACCCTGGGCGGTGTAATGACCAAGCTGATCGAAAAAAATACCACCATCCCCTGCAAGAAGAGCCAGGTCTTCTCCACCGCCGCCGACAACCAGCCGGCCGTGTCGGTCCACGTTCTGCAGGGAGAGCGAGAAATGGCGCCCGACAACAAGACCATCGGCCGCTTCGAGCTGGTGGGCATACCGTCAGCGCCCCGGGGCGTGCCGCAGATCGAGGTCACCTTCGATATCGACGCCAACGGCATTCTCCATGTCTCGGCCAAGGATCTCGGCACCGGCAAGGAGCAGTCGATCCGCATTACCGCCTCTTCCGGCCTCTCCGAGGAGGAGATCGAGAAGATGGTCAAGGACGCCGAGGCCCATGCCGTCGAGGACAAGAAGAAGCGCGAACTGATCGAGGTCCGAAACCAGGCCGACGGCCTAGTCTACACCACTGAGAAGTCCCTCTCCGAACACGGCGGGCAGGTCGATGAGGAAACCAGGAAAAATATCCAGGCCGCTATGGAAGACCTGAAAAAAGCCATGGAAGGAGACAGCGCCGAGGAGATCAAGGCCAAGACCGAGGAACTCGCCAAAGCCTCTCACAAGCTGGCCGAAGCCATTTACGCCAAGGCCCAGACGGCCGAAAGTGAAGCTGGTGCCCAGCCGGAAGGAGCGGCCAAGAGTGAAGACGTAGTCGAGGCCGAATTCGAGGAAGTCGATGAGGATAAGAAGTAA
- a CDS encoding penicillin-binding protein activator produces the protein MKRFVCFWLLFLSAGFCFSAPALSAAEFSFGRQSGALAQESALQEGIDLHAAGEFEEAISRLHSFLVRFPESPLLPRAYLYLARIFHEQGQPEKALLYLDRIQPAQRGPEAQLIRGVSLVQTGSAGEGMAILRSLEEKTLGGDDQVTRLVALAKGAVQLDLPLQALVFLHQGYSLGYGVEGEAIQQQAHSILVEKLTDLELAEAGFMFQGTSFGADAVLQQAQRALARNEEAAALRLVESALATTAPFFYRDQAVALWERLTGETWLRRAIGVVLPQSGRFAAFGELVRRGMELAQQIYNANNPPVRFLFRDSGADPETCARTVSELANRDRVMAIAGPLTGGAAVAAAERAQQERVPLLTISPREGLPLMGEFVFRNSLTSRLQARALARYAVEEKGMTGFGVLYPDNKLGRELTELFAAEVLKRGGLVVARQKYAEDATDFRRQIRLLKGEDPDAPLEENTPKTEEEQQKELTRPDVQALPSVNFDALFIPDYAERVGLIAPQLAYYGIEDLPLLGINGWNSPELVRVAGRFVEGAVFVDGFFRYSPYPFVEEFVNRYFEKYGEEPSILEAQGFDAANILLTLLNRPEVRSREALRLSLAQLKNYPGVTGGTTFNLQGDADKVLFLLQIQNGNVVQIN, from the coding sequence ATGAAGCGCTTTGTTTGTTTTTGGCTGTTGTTTTTGTCTGCCGGGTTCTGTTTTTCGGCCCCGGCGCTTTCGGCTGCCGAATTCAGCTTCGGTCGCCAAAGTGGAGCGCTCGCTCAGGAGTCGGCCCTGCAGGAGGGCATCGACCTGCATGCGGCCGGCGAATTCGAGGAGGCGATTTCCCGGCTGCACAGCTTTCTTGTCCGTTTCCCCGAGTCCCCCCTTCTTCCCCGAGCCTATCTCTATCTCGCCCGCATCTTCCATGAACAGGGACAGCCCGAAAAGGCGCTCCTTTACCTGGACCGTATTCAGCCCGCGCAGCGGGGACCGGAGGCACAGCTGATCAGAGGCGTATCCCTGGTGCAGACCGGTTCGGCCGGCGAGGGAATGGCCATTCTTCGTTCTCTGGAAGAAAAAACATTGGGTGGGGACGATCAGGTGACGCGCCTTGTCGCCCTGGCCAAGGGGGCCGTTCAACTGGACCTTCCCCTGCAGGCGCTGGTTTTTCTCCATCAGGGGTACTCCCTGGGATACGGCGTGGAGGGAGAAGCGATTCAGCAGCAGGCCCATTCGATTCTGGTTGAAAAGCTGACCGATCTGGAACTCGCCGAGGCCGGATTCATGTTCCAAGGAACCTCCTTTGGCGCCGATGCGGTACTGCAGCAGGCGCAGCGCGCCTTGGCCAGAAACGAGGAGGCGGCGGCCCTGCGGCTGGTCGAGTCGGCCCTCGCAACTACGGCTCCCTTCTTCTATCGTGATCAGGCCGTTGCTCTCTGGGAGCGTCTTACCGGCGAGACATGGCTGCGGCGCGCCATCGGTGTGGTTCTCCCCCAATCCGGCCGTTTTGCCGCCTTTGGTGAGCTGGTCCGCCGCGGGATGGAGCTGGCGCAGCAGATCTATAATGCCAACAATCCCCCCGTCCGGTTTCTGTTCCGGGACAGCGGCGCCGATCCTGAAACGTGCGCCCGCACGGTTTCCGAATTGGCCAACCGGGACCGAGTCATGGCGATAGCCGGTCCTCTCACCGGAGGCGCCGCCGTTGCCGCCGCCGAGCGAGCCCAGCAGGAACGCGTTCCCCTTCTGACCATCTCTCCGCGGGAGGGTCTGCCTTTGATGGGAGAATTCGTCTTTCGCAACAGCCTGACCAGTCGTTTGCAGGCCAGGGCTCTGGCCCGCTATGCAGTTGAGGAAAAGGGGATGACCGGCTTCGGCGTACTTTATCCCGACAACAAACTCGGACGGGAGTTGACCGAGCTGTTCGCCGCCGAAGTCCTGAAGCGGGGTGGGCTGGTGGTGGCTCGGCAGAAGTATGCCGAAGATGCCACCGATTTCCGCCGCCAGATCAGGCTGCTCAAGGGCGAGGACCCTGATGCGCCTTTGGAGGAGAACACTCCGAAAACCGAGGAGGAACAACAGAAAGAGCTGACCCGACCCGATGTGCAGGCTTTACCGTCTGTGAATTTCGATGCCCTGTTTATTCCCGATTACGCCGAGCGGGTCGGACTCATCGCCCCGCAGCTGGCTTATTACGGCATCGAGGATCTCCCTCTGCTGGGGATCAACGGCTGGAATTCGCCCGAACTCGTCCGCGTCGCCGGGCGATTCGTTGAGGGAGCCGTCTTCGTGGACGGATTTTTCCGCTACAGTCCCTATCCCTTCGTGGAGGAGTTCGTCAACCGTTATTTCGAAAAATACGGCGAAGAGCCCTCCATCCTCGAAGCTCAGGGTTTCGACGCGGCCAACATCCTTCTCACCCTGCTGAACCGCCCCGAGGTCCGGTCCCGAGAGGCCCTGCGCCTCTCCCTGGCCCAACTCAAGAACTACCCCGGCGTCACCGGCGGCACGACGTTCAACCTGCAGGGGGACGCAGATAAGGTCCTCTTTCTCCTGCAGATCCAGAACGGGAACGTTGTCCAGATCAATTGA
- the hemW gene encoding radical SAM family heme chaperone HemW translates to MASLYLHVPFCRKKCPYCDFFSVPGHLSSLESYPALLMRHLDLAADGGEWGGPIETLFFGGGTPSLLSPESIGEILARAEDRFGFAADVEISLEANPGTLTAASLAGYRAAGVNRLSLGVQSLDPRKLELLGRIHSPEEAKDAATWARRAGFANLSCDVMFALPGQTAGALQAELDRFLDLSPDHVSAYGLTVEEETPFYHLHRAGGLDLPDEDRYAELFCLVDERLGREGFRHYEISNYARPGRECRHNLRYWRRRSYLGVGAGAHSFCGRGWGERRAVPADLAPYTAALSRGEDPAQTLETFDRRGAMAETLYLGLRTAEGVDEGEFRRRFSAGVEETFPEALRRAGDRLVLRDGRWRMDLEGWLLFDHIITAFL, encoded by the coding sequence ATGGCCTCTCTTTACCTGCACGTTCCCTTCTGCCGCAAAAAATGCCCCTACTGCGATTTCTTCTCGGTACCGGGGCATTTGTCGTCTCTGGAGTCCTATCCCGCGTTGCTGATGCGCCACCTCGATCTTGCCGCCGACGGCGGAGAATGGGGCGGACCGATTGAGACCCTATTCTTCGGCGGCGGCACGCCTTCACTGCTTTCGCCGGAATCCATCGGCGAGATTCTTGCGCGGGCCGAAGATCGTTTCGGGTTTGCCGCCGACGTGGAGATATCCCTCGAGGCGAATCCGGGAACCCTCACCGCCGCCTCCCTGGCCGGCTACCGCGCCGCCGGCGTCAACCGTCTCTCCTTGGGAGTTCAATCCCTCGACCCGCGGAAGCTGGAACTCCTGGGGCGCATCCATTCCCCGGAGGAAGCGAAGGACGCCGCCACTTGGGCGAGGCGGGCGGGTTTCGCCAATCTCTCCTGCGACGTGATGTTCGCCCTCCCCGGGCAGACGGCGGGCGCGCTTCAGGCGGAACTCGACCGGTTCCTCGACCTGTCCCCCGACCATGTTTCCGCCTACGGACTGACGGTGGAGGAGGAGACGCCCTTTTACCATCTGCACCGCGCCGGCGGACTCGATCTCCCCGATGAGGACCGCTACGCCGAGCTCTTTTGCCTCGTCGACGAGCGGCTTGGCCGGGAGGGATTCCGTCATTACGAAATCTCCAACTACGCCCGGCCGGGGCGTGAGTGCCGGCACAACCTCCGTTACTGGCGCCGGCGCTCTTATCTGGGGGTCGGCGCCGGCGCTCATTCCTTCTGCGGGCGGGGCTGGGGGGAGCGGCGGGCGGTTCCTGCGGACCTTGCTCCTTATACCGCTGCTCTTTCCAGGGGAGAAGATCCGGCGCAGACGCTGGAGACCTTCGATCGCCGCGGGGCCATGGCCGAGACCCTCTATCTCGGCCTGCGAACCGCCGAGGGCGTCGATGAGGGTGAATTCCGCCGCCGCTTCAGCGCCGGAGTGGAAGAGACATTTCCCGAGGCGCTGCGGAGGGCGGGAGATCGTCTGGTGCTGCGGGATGGCCGCTGGAGGATGGACCTTGAAGGATGGCTTCTTTTCGATCACATTATTACCGCTTTTCTCTGA
- a CDS encoding Na(+)/H(+) antiporter subunit D — MINALPPAVILILGALAVPFLKGRIRQAWMLLLPVLSFINLLAIPEGSHWAVSFMDYELVFGKMDRLSLIFGYIFHLVAFIANLYALHVEDDVQNVAALVYAGAALGVTFAGDFFSLFAFWETLTISATFLILARRTPGALGAGFRYFMVHVAGGLCLLAGIIIHVQQTGSAEFGFIGLNGLASHLIFLGFGVNCAWPLLHNWLTDAYPAATITGTIFLSAFTTKTAVYVLARAYPGTEALIWIGAIMAGFPIFYAVIENDLRRVLAYSLINQVGFMVVGIGIGTELAVNGAVAHAFNDILFKGLLFMTMGAVMYRTGKINATDLGGLYKSMPWTCAFCIVGAASISAFPLFSGFVSKSMVMEAAAHGDMRFIWFILLFASAGVFHHAGIKIPFFAFYSHDSGLRCKEAPRHMLLAMGLTAFACIFIGSFPRFLYDLLPYATDYQPYTTSHVLAQTQLLFFSALAFTLLLLSGIYPAEIRSINIDSDWVYRKGGRGFYALADKAFGGLNSWCDRIFVRQVPELLSRFFAEPGGNVQKHGLRLMAGAAGGDRDLSEEEAMIERRSRSAAYPVGIGVLLAVLFLAVISFLFFV; from the coding sequence ATGATTAACGCCCTTCCTCCGGCCGTTATCCTGATTCTAGGGGCGCTGGCGGTTCCTTTTCTCAAGGGACGGATCCGGCAGGCCTGGATGCTGCTGCTGCCGGTACTCAGCTTTATCAACCTCCTCGCCATCCCTGAGGGGAGCCATTGGGCCGTTTCCTTCATGGACTATGAACTGGTCTTCGGCAAGATGGACCGGCTCAGTCTGATTTTCGGCTATATCTTCCATCTGGTGGCGTTCATTGCCAATCTGTACGCCCTGCATGTCGAGGATGACGTGCAGAACGTGGCGGCGCTGGTCTATGCCGGCGCGGCGCTGGGGGTGACCTTTGCCGGCGACTTCTTTTCCCTCTTCGCCTTCTGGGAAACCCTGACCATCTCCGCCACCTTCCTGATTCTGGCCCGGCGCACTCCGGGGGCCCTCGGAGCAGGCTTCCGCTACTTCATGGTGCATGTCGCCGGCGGGCTCTGCCTGCTGGCCGGAATCATCATCCACGTCCAGCAGACCGGCAGCGCCGAGTTCGGCTTTATCGGTCTCAATGGACTGGCCTCCCATCTGATTTTTCTCGGCTTCGGCGTCAACTGCGCCTGGCCGCTGCTGCACAACTGGCTGACCGACGCTTATCCCGCGGCGACCATAACCGGGACCATCTTTCTCTCCGCCTTCACCACCAAGACCGCGGTCTATGTGCTGGCCCGCGCCTACCCAGGGACGGAGGCCCTGATCTGGATCGGGGCGATCATGGCCGGATTTCCCATCTTCTACGCCGTGATCGAAAACGACCTGCGCCGTGTGCTCGCTTACAGTCTGATCAACCAGGTCGGCTTCATGGTCGTCGGCATCGGCATCGGCACCGAACTGGCCGTCAACGGAGCGGTGGCACACGCCTTCAACGACATCCTCTTCAAGGGACTGCTCTTCATGACGATGGGGGCGGTGATGTACCGTACCGGAAAGATCAATGCCACCGACCTGGGCGGACTCTACAAATCGATGCCCTGGACCTGCGCTTTCTGCATTGTCGGAGCCGCTTCGATTTCGGCCTTTCCCCTCTTCAGCGGGTTCGTGAGCAAGTCGATGGTCATGGAGGCCGCCGCCCACGGGGATATGCGCTTCATCTGGTTCATCCTGCTTTTCGCCTCGGCCGGGGTGTTCCACCACGCCGGGATCAAGATCCCCTTCTTTGCCTTCTACTCGCACGATTCGGGCCTGCGCTGCAAGGAGGCGCCGAGGCACATGCTGCTGGCCATGGGCCTGACGGCCTTTGCCTGCATCTTTATCGGCTCCTTCCCCCGCTTCCTTTATGACCTGCTCCCCTATGCCACGGACTATCAGCCCTATACCACCTCCCATGTCCTGGCCCAGACCCAGCTCCTCTTCTTCTCCGCCCTGGCGTTCACCCTGCTGCTACTGTCGGGAATCTATCCTGCGGAGATCCGCTCCATCAATATCGATTCCGACTGGGTCTACCGCAAGGGGGGAAGGGGATTCTATGCCTTGGCCGACAAGGCGTTCGGCGGCCTGAACAGCTGGTGCGACCGGATCTTCGTACGACAGGTTCCGGAACTGCTGAGCCGGTTTTTCGCCGAGCCCGGAGGCAACGTCCAGAAGCACGGGCTGCGCCTGATGGCCGGAGCGGCCGGCGGCGACCGCGACCTCAGCGAGGAGGAGGCGATGATCGAGCGGCGCAGCAGAAGCGCGGCCTACCCGGTCGGCATCGGTGTGCTGCTCGCGGTCCTCTTCCTGGCTGTGATATCCTTTCTGTTCTTTGTTTAA
- the grpE gene encoding nucleotide exchange factor GrpE, which produces MPKKKKEQENIPSAEGGAPQELNVKGTREKEGVEGEAGEGPSLEEQLAASVEEAKKNWDLYLRERADLENFRKRAQRDKEDLARFANEKFLREILPVLDNLERAVDHARQNQGGGEGLLEGVEMTLNQLQRVLEKFGATPFESVGTAFDPSRHEAIGHVESAEHAPNMVAQELQKGYLLSDRLLRPAMVMVAKPAAEPKKEERG; this is translated from the coding sequence TTGCCTAAAAAGAAGAAGGAACAAGAAAATATCCCCTCGGCAGAAGGGGGAGCGCCGCAAGAGCTGAATGTAAAGGGAACCCGGGAAAAAGAAGGCGTCGAGGGCGAGGCCGGCGAGGGGCCTTCGCTGGAAGAGCAACTGGCCGCCAGCGTGGAAGAGGCGAAGAAGAACTGGGATCTTTACCTGCGCGAAAGGGCCGATCTGGAAAATTTCCGCAAGCGGGCGCAGCGCGACAAGGAAGATCTGGCCCGCTTCGCCAACGAAAAATTTCTCCGGGAGATACTGCCGGTGCTGGACAACCTGGAGCGGGCCGTCGACCATGCCCGTCAGAATCAGGGCGGCGGCGAAGGGCTGCTCGAAGGTGTGGAGATGACCCTCAACCAGCTCCAGCGGGTTCTGGAAAAGTTCGGCGCTACTCCCTTCGAATCGGTGGGGACGGCATTCGATCCTTCGCGGCACGAGGCCATCGGGCATGTGGAAAGCGCGGAACATGCGCCGAATATGGTCGCGCAGGAACTGCAGAAGGGTTATCTTCTCAGCGATCGACTGCTGCGGCCCGCCATGGTGATGGTGGCCAAGCCTGCTGCCGAGCCGAAAAAAGAGGAGCGCGGCTGA
- the dnaJ gene encoding molecular chaperone DnaJ codes for MANGSKRDYYEVLEVNRNASETEIKKAYRRKALQFHPDKNPGDKEAEEKFKELSEAYAVLSDGQKRATYDQFGHAGLGGGGFTSEGFGFGGSPFEDIFGDIFGDIFGGGGARRGRGRRGDDLRYNLNISFEEAAFGLETKVQIPRHHPCEACAGSGAKKGTSPKTCPTCRGAGQVRYQQGFFSLTRPCPDCAGEGRVIENPCPECRGTGRVRSKKSISLKIPAGVETGNRLKLSGEGEAGTQGGPPGDLYVVISVKEHPLFQREGQDVICEIPVSFPQAALGCEFEVPTLEGKVKLKVPAGTQSGKVLKLSGKGIPNLQGYGRGDQLVVIRVETPTRLTSRQKELLEEFAQEGGDTHPLGKSFFDKVKEMFG; via the coding sequence TTGGCAAACGGCAGCAAGCGGGACTATTATGAAGTGCTGGAGGTCAACCGGAACGCCAGCGAAACGGAAATAAAGAAGGCCTACCGGCGCAAGGCCCTGCAGTTTCATCCGGACAAAAATCCAGGGGACAAGGAAGCCGAAGAAAAGTTCAAAGAGCTCTCCGAAGCCTACGCTGTACTCTCCGACGGGCAGAAGCGGGCCACTTACGACCAGTTCGGGCATGCGGGACTGGGCGGAGGCGGGTTCACTTCCGAGGGCTTCGGTTTCGGCGGCAGTCCATTCGAGGATATCTTCGGAGACATTTTCGGCGATATTTTCGGGGGCGGCGGAGCCCGCAGGGGACGGGGGAGACGCGGGGACGACCTGCGGTACAACCTTAATATCTCCTTCGAAGAGGCAGCCTTCGGTCTGGAAACCAAGGTCCAGATCCCCCGCCACCACCCTTGCGAGGCATGCGCCGGTTCCGGGGCGAAGAAGGGAACGAGTCCGAAGACCTGTCCCACTTGCAGGGGGGCCGGTCAGGTTCGCTACCAGCAGGGGTTCTTCTCACTGACCCGGCCCTGTCCGGACTGTGCCGGCGAAGGCAGGGTGATTGAAAACCCCTGTCCGGAGTGCCGTGGGACCGGAAGGGTGCGGAGCAAGAAATCAATCTCCCTTAAAATCCCGGCAGGGGTCGAAACGGGGAACCGCCTCAAGCTCTCCGGCGAAGGAGAAGCGGGAACCCAAGGGGGGCCTCCTGGCGACCTCTATGTCGTCATCAGTGTAAAGGAACACCCTCTTTTTCAGCGGGAAGGCCAGGACGTGATCTGCGAGATTCCCGTCTCCTTTCCCCAGGCCGCCCTCGGGTGCGAATTCGAGGTTCCCACCCTGGAAGGGAAGGTCAAGCTGAAGGTTCCGGCCGGCACCCAGTCCGGCAAGGTGCTGAAGCTCTCCGGCAAAGGAATTCCCAACCTCCAGGGTTACGGACGCGGCGATCAACTGGTGGTGATCCGTGTGGAAACTCCCACGCGGCTCACTTCCCGTCAGAAGGAGCTTCTTGAGGAATTCGCGCAGGAAGGTGGGGATACCCATCCACTGGGCAAGAGCTTCTTCGACAAGGTCAAGGAAATGTTCGGATAA
- the hrcA gene encoding heat-inducible transcriptional repressor HrcA, with product MSEELNERSRRILEAIIEDYIGTAEPIGSRAVTRRHHLSLSPATVRNVMADLEEMGYLISPHTSAGRVPTEKGYRFYVDSLLRVGPLTSQQQKKIEDYYCRKGMQAEERLREAGKVLSAISRYTGIVMAPRFTTTVFRQIEFIRLSQGRILVVFVSRSGLVQNKIIEIDEDIAPRELEQISAYLNHTLGGLTIQQVKERIIEEMAKEKALYDKLLQRALKLSQEVFQEEAGEQVFIEGASNILDQPEFADLERMKRLFRTFEQKSLLVELLDKSQSAEGVNIFIGSDTEYSGISGCSLVTSTYSSSRGTIGSLGVIGPTRMPYSVVIPIVDYTARLLSQILEHDSE from the coding sequence ATGAGCGAAGAGCTCAACGAAAGAAGTCGCCGGATTCTCGAGGCCATCATCGAGGACTACATCGGCACCGCCGAGCCGATCGGTTCACGGGCCGTGACCCGGCGGCATCATCTCAGCCTTTCTCCCGCCACGGTGCGCAACGTCATGGCCGATCTGGAGGAGATGGGATATCTCATCTCACCCCATACTTCGGCCGGACGGGTGCCCACGGAAAAGGGATATCGCTTCTATGTCGATTCGCTTCTACGGGTCGGGCCGCTGACATCCCAGCAGCAGAAGAAGATCGAAGACTATTATTGCCGCAAGGGCATGCAGGCGGAAGAGCGGTTGCGGGAGGCGGGAAAAGTGCTCTCCGCCATCTCCAGATACACGGGGATCGTCATGGCTCCCCGCTTTACCACAACGGTTTTTCGTCAGATCGAATTCATCCGGCTATCCCAGGGGAGAATTCTGGTTGTTTTTGTCTCCCGCTCGGGGTTGGTCCAGAACAAGATCATCGAAATCGACGAAGACATCGCCCCGCGGGAGCTGGAGCAGATTTCCGCTTATCTGAACCACACCCTCGGGGGACTCACCATCCAGCAGGTGAAGGAGCGGATCATTGAGGAGATGGCTAAGGAGAAAGCCCTCTATGACAAGCTTCTTCAGCGGGCTCTCAAACTTTCCCAGGAGGTTTTCCAGGAGGAAGCCGGGGAGCAGGTCTTCATCGAAGGGGCTTCGAACATTCTCGATCAGCCTGAGTTTGCCGATCTGGAACGGATGAAAAGGCTGTTTCGGACCTTCGAACAGAAAAGCCTTCTGGTGGAGCTGCTCGATAAGAGCCAGAGCGCCGAGGGAGTGAATATTTTTATCGGAAGCGACACGGAGTACAGCGGGATTTCCGGCTGCAGTCTGGTAACATCTACCTATTCCAGCAGTCGCGGAACCATCGGTTCCCTGGGCGTCATCGGCCCAACCCGCATGCCCTATTCGGTGGTAATCCCCATCGTCGATTACACGGCGCGGCTGCTCAGTCAGATTCTGGAACACGATTCGGAATAG
- a CDS encoding universal stress protein: MKKALIALDDTVRGRRAGEYAAGVVPALGDCELVLLVLTTGVPGTTEPAAPPEVHGDEDHHQELVQAETLVGEIAAMLRERGVAPERLQMRIKPVCRGVAQDIVDEATAAGCDTIIIGRSDASRMKELFHGSISAEVLHKVENQTVWVVA; the protein is encoded by the coding sequence ATGAAAAAAGCCCTTATCGCCCTCGATGACACCGTCCGCGGCCGGCGGGCCGGTGAATACGCCGCCGGGGTTGTTCCCGCCCTTGGCGACTGCGAGCTCGTTCTGCTGGTTCTGACCACCGGCGTGCCCGGTACGACGGAGCCCGCTGCGCCACCGGAGGTGCACGGCGACGAGGACCATCACCAGGAGCTGGTGCAGGCCGAAACGCTGGTCGGGGAAATCGCCGCCATGCTGCGCGAGCGCGGCGTCGCCCCGGAGCGGCTGCAGATGCGGATCAAACCGGTATGCCGCGGCGTCGCCCAGGATATCGTCGACGAGGCGACGGCGGCGGGCTGCGACACCATCATCATCGGACGCAGCGACGCCTCGCGGATGAAGGAGCTCTTCCACGGAAGCATCTCCGCCGAAGTCCTGCATAAGGTCGAGAACCAGACCGTCTGGGTGGTGGCCTGA